CTGGGGCCGACGCTGATCCGGGTGCCGGGCAGTTTCGAACTTCCCGTCGCAGCCGCACGGCTGGCTCCGCACTTTGACGCGGTGGTGGCCCTCGGCGTCGTTATCCGAGGCGGCACTCCGCACTTTGACTACGTGTGTTCTGCGGCTACCACCGGGCTTACTGACGTCAGCGTCACCACCGGCACTCCGGTGGGGTTCGGCGTGCTGACCTGCGATACCGAGCAGCAGGGGCTGGACCGGGCCGGGCTGCCCGGTTCTTCCGAGGACAAGGGCTACGAAGCAACCGCGGCTGCGGTGCTGACCGTCGCGGAGCTGCGCGGGGCCGGGGTCTAGGGGCCGGGGTCTAGGGTCCGTCGCGCCTGGAACGTGTTACCGACGCGACGGGCGTTAACCAACTATGGCGTGCCACCCGGTAAAGGTGGCACGCCATAGTGGTGCAGCTCCTAGCAGGAGCCGAAACGTTGGTTAGACGTGGTCGTTGTTGCGGCGGTTGCCGGACTTGGCCAGGCCGCGGGCCACCATGAAGCCGACGGTGAGCCAGGTGATGTACTGCATGGCCTGGCTGGCGTTGAATGCGTCGACGCCGTTTTCGCTGGCGTTGTCACCCACAACTGCTGCGGTGATGATCGTGGCGATGACGGCCAGGACGTAGAGGACGAATTCGAGGGTCCGGACCGAAACCTTGATGTCGTTCTCGTTGGTGTGGTGGACGGTGTTCGTGTTGTTACGGGTTTCCGTAGCCATGTGTGTCTCCTGAAGTATTGGTGAGAGCGGCCGTGGTGGCCATGTGAACTGTGATTCCTCTTCTGGAACCATGTCGACAACTTCTCTACGCTGTAGACACTAGTTGTAGACTCACAAATAAGCAAGCTTGCTGATTATCAGCAGCCTGACCATGAGGAGGGCGGATGCTGTATGGAGACTCCACGGAAACCGCACACAGGCTCGCATAAAGCGCGCCTGAACCGTGATCTGGTGCTGAACGCGGCGTTGGAATTGGTGGATGCCGAAGGGCTCGCGGCCCTCACCATGCGGAGTCTCGCCCAAAAGCTAGGCTGTGATCCCATGAGCATTTACCGGTACGCAAAGAACCGCGCGGCGTTGCTGGACGGGGTCGCCGAAACAGTCATGAACGAGCTCGACATCTTCCCTGACGATCCCGACTGGCAGGCGCAGCTGCGGCGCAACGCGCATAATGTCCGGTTTCTGGCCCTGAAACATCCCCATACCGTGCCGCTGCTGGTCACCCGGCCACTGTCCATCCCGTTGGGACTGCGTCCGCTGGGGACGCTTCGCCCATTGGAAGAGATTCTGGCGCTGCTGACCAGGGCCGGTTTCACGCCTGCCGACGCGCTGCACGTCTACCGGGCGTACTACGGATTTGTTTACGGACATATCCTCAATGAGCTGCAGGAGCTCGTAGTGGACCCGGAGGAAAAAGAAGCAGTCCTGCGCCTCGGCTTGTACCGGCTGCCTGCCAAGGACTTTCCGAACCTTAGGACGCTGGCGCCGGATCTGGCCGATTACGACGGCGAGGCGGAGTTGGACCAGGGGCTGGACATCCTGCTGACCGGGCTCGCCGCCCAATTGCTGGGCGACGCCGGGGATTAGGGTTGAGGGCAGGGCAAGGAAGGACACAGGGGAACGCATTTGGGATCAATGGATGACATGCTCGGGCCGGGCGAGGTTCGGGAGCTGCACGACGTACTGGCGTCGGCTGTTCCGTCAGTTCAGTGGGAGGCCGTGCTCGCGGCGGGCGAGCGGCTGGAGCCGTTGTCGTTGCGGGGACGCACCGACGTCGTCGCGGATGTACTGGTGGATGCATTGGGTTCCTATCCGGCTGCCGCTTCAGCGTTCCGCATGGGTCTGGCTAATCCGGCGTTCACGGGGTGGATGCTCTGGCCCGTAACCGAAGCCGCGGTAACTTTGGCCCTGCGCTCCGGTGAGGATGAGGACTTCGACGACGCGCTGGCCCTGCTCGCAGAGCTGACGCCGCGGCTGACCAGCGAATTCGCCATCCGGCGGCTGCTGCGGGAGCGGCCGGAGCGGGCACTGGGGATCATCCGGACGTGGACCGCCCATCCGGACCAGCACGTTCGCAGGCTGGCCAGCGAAGGCACTCGTACGTATTTGCCTTGGGCCGTTCGCGTTCCGCAGTTGACGGCGCGGCCTGAGCTGACGCTGCCGATCCTGGATGCGATGCACAATGACCCCGAGATCTATGTCCGCCGGTCGGTGGCCAACCACACCAATGATTTGGCCCGGCATGCCCCGGACCTGGTGCTGGAGACGGCAGCGCGGTGGCAGCAGACCGGCACGCCCGGCAGCACCTGGGTGGTGCGGCACGCGTTGCGCACCCTGATCAAAAAGGGCAATCCCGGGGCGCTGGAGCTGATGGGCTTCGCTCCGGCGCAGGTGAGCATCGGCGATCTGCACGCCGAGTCAGAGAAGCTGGCGCTGCCTGGGGAGCTGGCCTTCGGGTTCCTGCTCACCAATACCGGGGACGTGCCCGCGAAACTGGCTGTGGACTACGCCGTGCACTATGTGAAAGCCAGCGGCTCGACCGCTGAGAAGGTTTTCAAACTGGCGACCGTTGAGCTTGCGGCGGGGGAGTCGCGGAAGCTGACCGGCCGGCATGCCTTCCGGCAGATGACGACGCGGCGGCACTATGCCGGTGTTCACGCTCTGGAACTTCAGGTCAACGGTGTGCGGCACGGGCGGCTGGAGTTTGAAGTGACCATCTGAAAGTCGTGTCGGAGCACAGCCCGGCCGCAGGCGACGGCGTCGTTTGCCGGGAACCCCGATTGCTATGCGCAAACCAGCCCTGCGGGCATAATGGCTGGTGATACGGCCCCGGCGACTGACAGGACCAGCAGAATGCCCGCTCAGGCAGCGACCACAATGGTGAAATTCGTCGAGCGTTCGCCCGGCTGGCTGCGCTGGGGCGGCGGTGCGCTGCTGCTGAGCGTCGGCGTCGTGCTCTCCATCGGGGCGGTGAGCGATGGGTACTGGATTGTTCTCGTACCCGCGGCGGGGATGGGACTCGCCGCGATTTGGTGGTGCGTGTCCGCCAAGATCACCGCCGCTGTTGAGGGGCAGACGGTCCTGCTCTCCGGTCCGTTCTGGAAACGCAGCCTGCAGTTGCGTGATCTGCACAATGTCGAGGTCAGCGGTGACAGCGGCTTGAATCCGGGGCCTGTGAACTGGCCGGTTGTTTCTTTGGAACGCGGAACCCTGGTTCGGCTGAACATGGGCGGCAGCGCGGTGGTTTCGTTTGTCAGCGACGGGCGCCGCTACCAATTTGTCCTGTCCAGCCACCACTCCGCGCAGCGGTTGGCTGCCGCTTTGGTCGGGTAGTTGTGGCCTTTTGGGGCCTGCCCTGTGTAGCGGCAGCTGTATGGGCGTTTCATGCCGGGTTGCTCATAGCCCATCGCCGGGAAGCATGGATCACCTTCTGTGTGCTTCTGGTCGGCCTGCCGGTGACGGCCGTCCTGTGTTTCGCCTGGTCACAGGCCGACCATGCTGCGTATGTGGAGGCTTACGGAGAGAACGGAATCGGCGGTGGGTTCTTCCCCATGCTGCTCGCTTTTGAGGCTGTGGGAACGTGGTTTGTGCTGGCCTTCGCGGAGATCATTCTCCGCATGGTTTTGCCGCCGACCGGGCGGGCAGGTGCGGCTCCAGCTAAGGAATCACGTAAGCCTGTGGCGTTGCCTGAACCCGAGTTATAGAGTGCGGCGATGACTTCCCAGACAGAACCTTCCGCTGCCTTGGATCCACCCCCTGACGTGGTGGCAGCCCTTATAGAGAAAGTTGCGTCGACTCCGTGGCCGGAAGATCCGGAGCAGTGCGGCCTGTACCTGGCGCGTCTGGACTGTACCGCGGATGCCGCACTGCCGTTCCGGGAGGAGGACCTGCCGGGAGAAGAAAGGGGCTGGTTGCATTTTCCCGGCGGCGAAAGGGGTGTGTGGTCTGCCGTGGACGGGAAGCTGGAAAGCCTCGGCTTTTTCTTTTATCCGGGTCGGCTGGGCTCCCGTGCCCTGTGCGAGTTCGGGTTTGAAGCCCTGCATTCGCGGCTTAAAGCAGCCTATGGTCCCCCTATCGATGAAGGCGCGTATCCGAACGGCCACCGGTCCGGAGTGTGGCATGCGGGGGAGACCTCGATCGAGCTATACGCCCACGTTGAACTGGCCCCCGTGCTGCAACTGGGTCTGGGAAACCGGGAACGCATCCGTGTTCACGAAGAAGCCCGCAGGCACCGCGCCTGACAGGATTGCGCCGGATCGAACCGCGGCTAAGGCAGACGCGGCAGAGGCAGCCGCGCCCCCCATAGTGGATGCGCAGATATCCCCGGGAATGGCTCTCGACGTTGTGCCGCCCGGACGTTGTGCCGTCCGGACGTTGTGCCGTCCGGACGTTGTGCCGTCCGGACGTTGTGCCGTCCGGACGTTTTGCCTAGAACGGCGGCACGGCGTCTGACAAGTCTTTGGCCTGTCGGTCTGCCTTTGAGGGTGAATGGGCCAACTCGAGAAATGGTTCAGTCCGATAGATCCGTCCGCTCGGCGAGGTCCACTCCATCACGCCCGGTTCGGGCTGGGACGCTTTCCAGAATCCCAGTGTTTTGAACCGGTGGTGCCGCCGGCACAGGTGGGCGAGGTTGCCATGATCCGTGGGGCCTCCGTCCACCCAGTCCGTAGTGTGGTCAATTTCCGAGACCGCAGTGCTGACCCGGCATCCCGGGAACCGGCAGGTCCCATCCCGGGCACGCAACCAACGGGCCAGCCCGGCCGGGACTTTCCGCCGCCTGCCCACGCCCAGAACTTCCCCGGTGTCCGGGTCCTGGACGAGGCCGGTCCAGCGGGTGGCGTTGCGGGCGAGCCGGCGGGCTGCTTCGGCGCTAATTGGCCCGTAGCCGTGCAGCTCAGCAGGGTCTTCGTTGGCTCCGAAGAGTGTTTCCGCGTTGATCAGGACCATGATTTCCGCCCTGGGCAGGATGCCTGATTTGTCGACACGGGATTTATCGGCGTCCTCGTCAGCGTGGGCATTCTCCGGCCCGCTGCCTGCTGCACGGCCAGCACCACCACCGTCAGGTCCCGTGCCCGATCCGCGGCGTGCACTCCCGTCATCGAACCGGGCAGAACCAAGACCGCCCATAAGCAACTGGGCCAGAATGTCCGAGCGCAGCTGGTCCGTGGTCCGGGAATCCCCATCAGACTGTTCACCACGGGCCGCAGTGCTCAGGGCAGTGTAGATCTGCTGCGCTTCCGCCGCACGAAGATACGCCGACAGGCAGGACATCCCGTCTTCTTCCCGGTCCAGGGAGACTCGGCGCTTCTCGAACGCAGTGAGGTGCCGGACTGGAATGGTTTGCGGGTACTTCTTCTCCCGCAGCCGGCGGGCCTTGGCGGAGAACTGGGACCGGGTCTGACCTTGTGCCGCCTTCAGCAGAGCAGCTTCAAACTCCGGCAGCTCGGCGGCAGGAACGCTTTCGCACTGGTCCAGCACCACCTGGGCATGCCCGTAGCTGAGGCTCCCGTCCTGCAGTGCCTCCAGTGTGGCCGTATGGGCGCCAGATAGGAGGCCGGCTTCGAACATCAACCGCTGAGCGGTGCCGTGCGGTACCTGCAGGAGGGCGGCACACTCGGCTGCCGCCAGTGTGAAAGCCATCCCGGGTTCCACCGTCCGGTCGTACTGGCGCAATCCTCCCGGAAAATGGTTTCCATCCGGTTCAGCATCCGGGCCCGCTGCGCCTCCGCCCACGCGATCAGGTGTGCGACCCGGACCAGGACTTCACCGGTTGCCTGGTCGTCGAAGGATTCGAGGTTCTGCAGAGCCAGCATCCCGCTGAAACCGTCGGGAAAGTCAGTGGCGGTTCCGCTGGTACGACCGCCGTCGTCGTCGGCAGTATGCGAACCGGGATCGGCCCGAAATACAGCTAGTGTGCAGGCCGTGCCGGACCCACTCTTGGTACCGGTTTGAGTTGAGGCCGTCTGGTGTTCAGCCCCTGATTCTTCGGTTATCCGTTCGGTGTTTCCGAGCTGATCCATGCCCCAAGGATTTCACCCGGCACTGACATTTCCGGACCCAAAACTGGCCTAACCGGTCCGTCCAAGCACCCTCGAAATACGCGTCTTTTCTTTTCGATTACTCGGTTTCCGGACAGATCCTCATAGGCGCGCTGGCCCCGCTAGTCCTGCGCTGACGCCGTTAACTAGGCGTGCCCGAGAACCCCACCGGTCCCTGTGCGCTGCCGGTCCGCGTGGGCACGGGCCTTCATCCGGTTGCCGCAGACGGCCATGGAACACCACTTGGCGGTGCCGGGCCGGCTCCGGTCGATCAGATACAGGTTGCATTCCTCGTTCGCGCAGTGACGCAGGCGGCCCGGTGCCGTTTCCTGGACCCGGGACCACGCAAGCGCGGCCCGGAACGCCAGCCGCTCGTCCTCCGGTGACCGCATCTCCCAATCCAGTCCCTGGGCGGTGGCCCGCGGAACCAGGACGCCTCCTTCCAGCGCCGCTGAGAGGCGTTCGACGGCGCCGTCCGTTCCCCGCACGATGTCTTGGAGGCATTCCCGCATCTGCCGCAGATGCTCCACTTCGGCGGCAGATCCGCGGCCCCCGAACCGCACGGAAAATTCTCCGCCGGCGGCCCCCGCAAGCTCATCCGCAGGACGCCCGGATACAACCGGGGTGCTGTTCAGCAGTGCCAACAGCAGTTCCTCGTCCTCGACCATCGGATTCCTTTCAAGCGGGTTGTGTTGCACGTCATCCATGCTAGCGTCTGCCTAACCAGTAAAACAATTGAGAGGGGTTAGCTCATGGTTACCGTCCACCACCGCAGTGTTTCCGTCAACGGCCACAACGTGTTCTACCGTGAGGCGGGGCCGCAGGACGCTCCGGTCCTCCTGCTCCTGCACGGGTACCCGAGCAGCTCGCACATGTTCCGCCACCTCATTCCCAGGCTTGCTGAGCAGTACCGCGTCATTGCTCCGGACCACATCGGCTTCGGCCTGTCCTCCGCGCCGTCCGTTGGGGAGTTCGCGTACACCTTTGAGGCACTTGCCAAGGTGACGCAGGGCTTCCTCGAGGAACTGGGGGTGGAGGCATACACGGTCTACACCCAGGACTATGGTGCACCGATCGCCTGGCGGCTGGCTTTGGCCAACCCGTCAGCGGTGCAGGGCGTGATCTCGCAGAACGGCAATGCTTACGAGGAAGGCTTTGTCCCGGACTTCTGGGCCCCGATCTGGAACTACGGTGCCGACCCTTCCCCCGAGAATGAGGAAGCACTGCGTCCGGCCCTTGGGCGCAAGGCCGTGGAATGGCAGTACACACACGGGGTTCCCGACCCCACCACCGTTGATCCGGACGCATGGGAGCATGACCTCGCCCTCTTGGCCCGTCCGGGCGTCGATGAAGCGCAGCTGGCCCTGTTCGGGGACTATTCCACCAACCGGGCGCTGTATCCGGAGGTCCACGAATGGCTGCGCTCCAGCCAGGTTCCGGTCCTCGCCGTCTGGGGCAGGAACGATGAAATTTTCGGCCCGGCGGGCGCGACGGCGTTCCTTGACGACGTCCCGCACGCGCGCGTGGAACTGCTCGACGGCGGCCACTTCCTGCTGGAGTCGCACCTGGACGACGTCGCGCGCATCATTTTGGATTGGCGTTCCGGGTTCTAGCGGTCCACGGTGGAGGCAAACCGAGCAGTACCGATGCGATAGAGGCCGCCAGCCGCCAGCCGGCAGCCAGAGCCCGCAGACCTGCCCCTATCCAGCAGCCGGACCGGAGCGGCGTTCCGGTACGTTAAGCAGCGGCAGCGTCCGGTTGACCATGGGCCCGATCAGGATGGCGAAAGCCACCGTACCGATGCCCACCGTGCCGCCCAGGAACCAGCCGACCACCAGGACAATGACCTCTATGCCGGTGCGGACCACCCAGACCGGCCATCCCAGGCGGCGGTGCAGGCCGGTCATGAGTCCGTCGCGGGGGCCTGGTCCCATCCGGGCGCCGATGTAAAGGCCGGTGGCTACCGCCAGCAGCACCAGGCCGCCGGTGAACAGGAGTATCTCGCCGGGCAGTTCAGTCTGCGGGTCCAGCAGCAGCAGCCCGACCTCCGCGCTTGGCCCTACCGCCAGCGTGTTCACCACGGTGCCGACCCCGGGCCGCTGGCGCAACGGGATCCACAGCAGCAGGACGCCGATGCCGATCAGGTTGGCAACCAGGCCGAAAGGCAGCCCGGACTGCAGCGACGTGCCCTGCCCCAGGACATCCCACGGAGAAACGCCCAGCCCGGCGCGGATCATCATGCTGATCGAAAAGCCGTAACAGAACACGCCTATCAGCAGCTGCAGCACGCGGCGCACAAAGTTCCAGGACATAGAGGAAAGCGAACCCTAAAAAGGGCGCGGGACCAAACCGATCCCACTGTGTGTCGTCCCGCTCAGCTCTGCGGGCTGCTGCCGGGGGGTTCCTGGCCGCTCGGACCCACCGAAGCGCTCTTCGGATTCCGGATTCCCAGCAACGCGATCACGGCGGCAGCAAAGAACAGCCCCGCCGTCGCCAGCGCCGTCTGCCGGAACCCGGCATATCCCAGCGCACCGCCCGAAATGGTGCCCACCAAAGCCACGGCCACCAGCCCGGCCACCCGGGACACGGCGTTGTTCACGGCCGAACCGATTCCGGCCTCCTCACCGCGCAGCGCGCCGAGCACTGCCGCGGTCAGCGGAGCGACCATCACGCTGAGCCCGACGCCGAAGAGCAGCAACCCGGGCAGCAGCTCGGTGAGCAGGTTCACGGGCGGCTGTACGGTAAGCAGCAGCAGGAATCCGGCACCGCAGATTGCCGGTCCGGCCGTCATAAAAAGCCGCGGTCCGTACCGGCCGGAGAGCTTCCCGAAGTAGGTGGAGAACAGCAGCATGGCCACCGGCAGGGGAAGTGAAATGAACCCGGCTTCAATGGCACTGAACCCGGCGGCCTCCTGCACAAAGACCGTCACCGCAAAGGAGCCGAGCGAGATGGCCCCGTACGCGAAGGCGGTCACCAGGTTCCCGTAGCGGAAGTTCCGGGCCCGGAACAGGGACAACGGCATCATGGGCGCCGGGGCGCGTGCCTCGCGCAGGAAAAAGAGCACCAGTGCCGCGGTGCCTGCGACCAGGGGTACGACGACGGCGGGATCGGCCCAGCCGAGGCGTTCCTGTTCGATGAGGGCATAGACGGGACCGGCGAGGCCGGCCACGGCCAGCAGCGCCCCGGGAAGATCCAGCGAAGTGCGGCGCAGCCGGCCGGTGTCCTGCAGTTTGGAAGTGAGCAGGAGCGTTGCCGTCACCGGCAGAACGTTCACCGCGAAAATCCAGCGCCAGCTGGCCCAGTCCACCAGTACTCCGCCCAGCAGCGGGCCGATGATGGCGGCGGTACCGGTCCACGCCGTCCACTGGCCGATGGCACGGGCGCGCGCCTCGTCCCGGTACGCCGTCGTAATCAGTGCCAGGGACCCGGGGACCAGGAGGGCGCCGGCCATGCCCTGGACTGCACGGGCGATGATCAGTACTGCGGGGCTCCACGCCAGCGCGCACGCCAGGGATGCGGCGCCGAATCCGAGCAGCCCGAGCCGCAGGATCCGCAGCCGGCCGAAGGTGTCCGAAAGGGAGCCTGCCAGCAGGATCAGCGCACCGAGGGTCAGCAGATATGCGTTGACGGTCCACTGCTGCGTGACCAGCCCGCCGCCGAGCTCTGTGCCGATGGCGGGCAAAGCCACGGTGACGATGGAACCGTCGAGGAAGGCAACGAAAGAGGAGAGGATCGCCACGGCCAGGAGGCGGGTGTTCCTGTTGGCTTTCGTACCGGGCATACGGCCTCCGTTCGACGTTGCAGCGCCGCGCACTTCCCGGGACAGCCTAGCCCGGGATGCTGCGGAACGGCACCGGATAACTTCAGTGGAAATGCTGTTAGGGTTGTGTCCGCTCCCGGGAAACCCACGTGCCCCGGGCAAATGGGGGAAGGTATATAAGCGTGTCTGAAAATGGAAAGATTACCGCAGCGCAGCCGAGCGAAAAGCTAATTCCAAAGGTGGGAAACACCAACTGGTTGGCGGCGCTCATCGTGGCACCGCTAGCGGTCATGGTGGGAGCCGGCATTGGTGGAGATAGTTCCTCAGGTGATGCAGCCGATGCCTGGGCCGTGGTTGCCATGTCCATGGTTCCCGTATTCCTGGTGACCATGGTCATTTTCATTGTTAAGATATCCGCCCTGCGCGGCAAGGTTTCCGCTGCGGCTTACCGGATAGGTGAATCCCTGAGCCGGGATTACGGCATCACTGTCACCAAACCTTAAACGCTTATTCTCCAGCACAATGCGAAACCCCACTTGAATCCGTACATCATTCCCGCGGTGGACGCGTATGGCCGGCCGGTCACGATCACCATCAGTACCGATCCCACCGGCTCCCGGGTAATCCCCACTGTCGTTGACGCGGCCGGGTTGCCCGTCCAAACGCACAACCCGTAAGCGAAAGGTCTCGGCATGCCATTAATCCGCCGGAAGTCGGCCGTTGTCCCCAGTGAACGCCTGGTTCCGCAGATCGCGAATGTGTGGGGCGCGCTGGCCTGGGCGTTCCTGCCCGCACCAGTGGTGCTGTTAATCGGCTGGTCAATCAGCGGCGCGCTGGGCAGCGGTGAGGAGCTGGTGGACGCCCTCGGTGTGGCAGCCATGTTCCTGGGGTTTGCCAACTTCCTCCGCATAGTGATGTCCAACCGGCGCAAAGTCGCCGCTGCCGCTTACGGAATTGCCGTAAACCTGCACCGGGACTACGGCATCGCAGTGCACCGCCGGGTCGCCCTGGTTGTTATGAACACGGCGAGCTGCAGGCTGCAGCCGGATGCCTTTTATGCCGTCGACGATGACGGGCGGGAACTCTTCATGAAACTGAGCTTGGATACGACCGGTACAAATGTTGTCCCCACCATCCTTCTTATCGACGGAAAGTCGACCGGCAAGCAGGGGTATACCCCGGAAAAGGCCCGGCCGGCGGTTGTGCCGGATCTCCCAACCCCTTTAGCTGAAAGGTTTTACAACATGACTGAAAAGACCGTTTCCGCCGAACCCGGCGAAAACCTCATCCCCAAAGTACCCAACCTGAACTGGCTGCTGTTCGCCATGGTTGCCGTGATTGCAGGCGCTGTAGTGACCGGCATGGCCATGGATGGAAGCACGGGAGGCATGGTGGATTTCCTGATGATCCTGATGCTGGCGATGCTCCTCGCATTTGTTGTCCTGTTCATTATTCTGATGGTCAAGTCCGTACAGGTTCGGGGCAAGGTGGCCGCGGCCAGTTACCGGCTCGGGGAATCATTGGTACGGGACTACGGCATTACCGTCACCAAACCCAAGCAGCTCATCCTGCATGACAAGGCCAAGCCCCGGATCACTCCGTACACCCTGGCCGCCACGGACACCTACGGGCGGCAGCTGACCCTCACCGTGAGTACCGACCCCACGGGAACCCGCATTGTCCCGACCGTTGATTCCGTGGATGGCCAGCCGGTACAAACCGCGCTTTAACTCTTGGAGCGGGAGCGGCCGTCAGCAGGGCTGTCTGGGCGCCCCGAGGTCCAGGGGCTTGAGCATTGAAGAGAATCCCCGCTGCCGGGACCCGGGGCAGAAGGACAACGTGCCTTCGTATTCCACGTGCAGCACCGCCTTACCGGCATCAGTGAAGGGCTGGTACGCCCCGCACTCCGCATACCGGACGCATTCCTCGTTGACTGAGAAATCGAAATGGTCCACGAGCGCGGGAATCTGGTCCAGGTCATTCTTCAGGGCCACGGACAGTCCGCGGTCGTGGGCCAGGCCGGCAACGGCACGGTTGTACGCCAGCTGGTCCTCGGCAGTCAGCGGGAAGCCGGTGTCGTTGCGGTAGCCGTCCACGTTGTCGGGTTCGACGGCGTCGAACCCCTTGGCTGCGCAGGTATCCATGCGGGCCGCCATGATCGGCAGCAGCACGTCCGTTTGCCGGATGTCCAGCCACTGTTCGTCCGGCCAGCCGTCCATTGTTTTTCCGCGGACCGTGTCCGGAAAGTTGCCGGCATCGGGACGGAAATCCTCCCGGGAGCCGACGGACAAATAGCAGACCAGGTGGCGGCCCTTCGCCTTCAGCGCCGCGGTTTGCTCAACCGTGGTGGTTTCGTAGTCCACGTCGAAAATGTCTGCGTCAACATCCAGGTCCAGGCTGCCGCTGAGCTGCCACTGCCAGCTGGCTCCCGGCGACGGGGCCCAGTACGACGACGGGACAGATGACGACGCCGCCGACGCCGCCCCGGCCGGCGCTGGCGCGGTGGGCGCGGAACCGGAGGACGCGCCGTCGTCGGAAGTGCAGCCGGCGAGGCTGCCGGAGAGAAGTACCGCACCGGCGATTACGACGGCGCAGGCTGCCCTGGTCCGGGCCGGCCCGGCCCGGCGGGTGGTCCAGGCCTCAGCCGGCACTGATAACCGCGCGGCAGCTGCGTAGGAACGATGCGGCCAGCGCTTCGCCGTCGTCGAGGTACCCGGCGACCATCGCCCCGTCGCGCAGCAGCATCAGATCTTCGGCAACGGCCTTGGGATCGGCGGGGGAGAGAGGGCGGACAATTTCCGCAAAGGCGTCCTTGCACCAGGTGCGGTGCTCACTGACGGTTTTCCGGACGGCGCTGGCGGGGTCCGGATATTCAGCAGCAGCATTGATGAACGGGCACCCCCGGAAACCCGCTTCGCAGGACATCTTGCCCAGCTGGTCGGCGATGAGCTGGAGTGTCCT
This Arthrobacter sp. zg-Y20 DNA region includes the following protein-coding sequences:
- a CDS encoding TetR/AcrR family transcriptional regulator: MAETVKVSMRDRLIEAATELFYADGLRSVSVEKVIARTGTTKVTFYRHFKSKDDLVVAHLELRARIEREGIGAAMEHADGDADRTLQLIADQLGKMSCEAGFRGCPFINAAAEYPDPASAVRKTVSEHRTWCKDAFAEIVRPLSPADPKAVAEDLMLLRDGAMVAGYLDDGEALAASFLRSCRAVISAG
- the ribH gene encoding 6,7-dimethyl-8-ribityllumazine synthase, which gives rise to MSGHGAPATDLSGIRLAGVPVRLAIVAASWHTEIMDGLIAGALRAAEDAGLGPTLIRVPGSFELPVAAARLAPHFDAVVALGVVIRGGTPHFDYVCSAATTGLTDVSVTTGTPVGFGVLTCDTEQQGLDRAGLPGSSEDKGYEATAAAVLTVAELRGAGV
- a CDS encoding CGNR zinc finger domain-containing protein, which encodes MDDVQHNPLERNPMVEDEELLLALLNSTPVVSGRPADELAGAAGGEFSVRFGGRGSAAEVEHLRQMRECLQDIVRGTDGAVERLSAALEGGVLVPRATAQGLDWEMRSPEDERLAFRAALAWSRVQETAPGRLRHCANEECNLYLIDRSRPGTAKWCSMAVCGNRMKARAHADRQRTGTGGVLGHA
- a CDS encoding DNA alkylation repair protein; translated protein: MDDMLGPGEVRELHDVLASAVPSVQWEAVLAAGERLEPLSLRGRTDVVADVLVDALGSYPAAASAFRMGLANPAFTGWMLWPVTEAAVTLALRSGEDEDFDDALALLAELTPRLTSEFAIRRLLRERPERALGIIRTWTAHPDQHVRRLASEGTRTYLPWAVRVPQLTARPELTLPILDAMHNDPEIYVRRSVANHTNDLARHAPDLVLETAARWQQTGTPGSTWVVRHALRTLIKKGNPGALELMGFAPAQVSIGDLHAESEKLALPGELAFGFLLTNTGDVPAKLAVDYAVHYVKASGSTAEKVFKLATVELAAGESRKLTGRHAFRQMTTRRHYAGVHALELQVNGVRHGRLEFEVTI
- a CDS encoding TetR/AcrR family transcriptional regulator C-terminal domain-containing protein, translated to METPRKPHTGSHKARLNRDLVLNAALELVDAEGLAALTMRSLAQKLGCDPMSIYRYAKNRAALLDGVAETVMNELDIFPDDPDWQAQLRRNAHNVRFLALKHPHTVPLLVTRPLSIPLGLRPLGTLRPLEEILALLTRAGFTPADALHVYRAYYGFVYGHILNELQELVVDPEEKEAVLRLGLYRLPAKDFPNLRTLAPDLADYDGEAELDQGLDILLTGLAAQLLGDAGD
- a CDS encoding MFS transporter; this encodes MPGTKANRNTRLLAVAILSSFVAFLDGSIVTVALPAIGTELGGGLVTQQWTVNAYLLTLGALILLAGSLSDTFGRLRILRLGLLGFGAASLACALAWSPAVLIIARAVQGMAGALLVPGSLALITTAYRDEARARAIGQWTAWTGTAAIIGPLLGGVLVDWASWRWIFAVNVLPVTATLLLTSKLQDTGRLRRTSLDLPGALLAVAGLAGPVYALIEQERLGWADPAVVVPLVAGTAALVLFFLREARAPAPMMPLSLFRARNFRYGNLVTAFAYGAISLGSFAVTVFVQEAAGFSAIEAGFISLPLPVAMLLFSTYFGKLSGRYGPRLFMTAGPAICGAGFLLLLTVQPPVNLLTELLPGLLLFGVGLSVMVAPLTAAVLGALRGEEAGIGSAVNNAVSRVAGLVAVALVGTISGGALGYAGFRQTALATAGLFFAAAVIALLGIRNPKSASVGPSGQEPPGSSPQS
- a CDS encoding endo alpha-1,4 polygalactosaminidase, which gives rise to MPAEAWTTRRAGPARTRAACAVVIAGAVLLSGSLAGCTSDDGASSGSAPTAPAPAGAASAASSSVPSSYWAPSPGASWQWQLSGSLDLDVDADIFDVDYETTTVEQTAALKAKGRHLVCYLSVGSREDFRPDAGNFPDTVRGKTMDGWPDEQWLDIRQTDVLLPIMAARMDTCAAKGFDAVEPDNVDGYRNDTGFPLTAEDQLAYNRAVAGLAHDRGLSVALKNDLDQIPALVDHFDFSVNEECVRYAECGAYQPFTDAGKAVLHVEYEGTLSFCPGSRQRGFSSMLKPLDLGAPRQPC
- a CDS encoding HNH endonuclease signature motif containing protein, which encodes MAFTLAAAECAALLQVPHGTAQRLMFEAGLLSGAHTATLEALQDGSLSYGHAQVVLDQCESVPAAELPEFEAALLKAAQGQTRSQFSAKARRLREKKYPQTIPVRHLTAFEKRRVSLDREEDGMSCLSAYLRAAEAQQIYTALSTAARGEQSDGDSRTTDQLRSDILAQLLMGGLGSARFDDGSARRGSGTGPDGGGAGRAAGSGPENAHADEDADKSRVDKSGILPRAEIMVLINAETLFGANEDPAELHGYGPISAEAARRLARNATRWTGLVQDPDTGEVLGVGRRRKVPAGLARWLRARDGTCRFPGCRVSTAVSEIDHTTDWVDGGPTDHGNLAHLCRRHHRFKTLGFWKASQPEPGVMEWTSPSGRIYRTEPFLELAHSPSKADRQAKDLSDAVPPF
- a CDS encoding alpha/beta hydrolase, producing the protein MVTVHHRSVSVNGHNVFYREAGPQDAPVLLLLHGYPSSSHMFRHLIPRLAEQYRVIAPDHIGFGLSSAPSVGEFAYTFEALAKVTQGFLEELGVEAYTVYTQDYGAPIAWRLALANPSAVQGVISQNGNAYEEGFVPDFWAPIWNYGADPSPENEEALRPALGRKAVEWQYTHGVPDPTTVDPDAWEHDLALLARPGVDEAQLALFGDYSTNRALYPEVHEWLRSSQVPVLAVWGRNDEIFGPAGATAFLDDVPHARVELLDGGHFLLESHLDDVARIILDWRSGF